The segment GCCGAACAGGCGCCCTACCTCATCACCTGCGGCCAGGTCCTCGACTACCGCGCGCACCACGAGCCGCCCGAACTGGAGGAGCGCCTGGGCCGGGTGGCCTACCTGGACCTGGTCTCCCTGCCGGAGGGCCGCTACGTCGTCCGCCAGCAGGACCGCGAGGGCCACACGCTGCACTCGGACACCGTCCTCTACACCCAGGCCTATCCGACGCCGCTGTGCTTCGTGAACCTGCTGCTGGTCAAGCCCGACGACTCTCTTTGCGGCCTGTATCCCGTGTGCGACCTAGAGCACGGGCCCGCCCTGGCGCGCATCGTCCCGCTCCAGCTCCAGCTGCGCTTCGAGCGACGCCAGACGCGCTGGGTCTACTACGCCATCCCTCCCAAGGGCGTGCGCTACGCCACGCTCGACCTCGCCGACACGGCGACGTCCGGCGCCGTCACCTTCTCCGGCCCCACCCCCGTGCGCGTGGCCGGCGCGGGCGAGGCCTACTGCTTCATCGCCGACTCGCGCCTCCCCCTCGAGGAGGTCTCCACCTTCCGCTTCGAGCTGAAGGGAGCGCGGGAGGCCGGCGCTCCGGAGCGCACGCTGATGGCCCGCGTGCCCGTGGCCAGCCCCGCGCTCGTGCTCCCGCGCGAGGGCGCGCCGCCAGGGCACCCCATCGCCACCCGCCCCCGTCCGGGGCCCCCGACAGACGGCCCCGCCGAGCAGCACGACTACTCGGACATCTACCTCAACCTCTGAACCCCGCAGCCCACCCGGAAGAGAGAAGCCCGATGCCCATCAGACCCGCTCGAAAGACCCCTGGCGTCTATGTCACGGAGTTGGACGCCTTCCCGCCCTCCATCGTCGGTATCCAGACCGCCGTTCCCGCCTTCATCGGCTACACCCAGACGGCCACGCTCAGCGGCAAGCCCATCCTCAACAAGCCGGTGCGCATCAGCTCGCTGGCGGACTACGAGCAGATCTTCGGCGGCGCGCCGGACCCCAAGTTCATCCTCACGGAGGTCACCGACACCAACAAGCAGCAGTCCGGCGACTACGACTTCAAGATCTTCGACACCGCCGCCGCCGTCTGGAAGTACTACGACCTGGTGCCCGCGACGGGCACGAAGTTCGTCCTCTACAACAGCCTGCGGCTGTTCTACGCGAACGGCGGCGGCACCGCGTACATCGTCTCCGTGGGCGACTACAGCGGCTCGCTGGACGCCGCCAAGCTGGAGGAGGGCCTGACCATCATCTCCGAGCAGGTGGGCCCCACCATGCTCGTCGTGCCGGACGCGGTGAACCTGCCCACGTCCTCCGACTACGGGAAGATCGCCACCGCCATGCTCAACCAGTGCGGCACGCTCAAGGACCGCGTCGCGGTGCTGGACGTGTACGGCGGCGGCACCGTCACCCAGGCCACCCTGGAGACCGTGGAGACGGACTTCCGCACCCTGGTGGGCAGCAAGAACCTCAACTACGGCATGGCCTACCTGCCCTTCCTGCACACCACGGTGCAGGAGGTGAGCGACTTCGACTACACCAACATCGAGACGACGCAGCAGCTCCAGGACATCCTCAAGCTGGAGAGCGCCAACCTCTACGCGACCAACACCGCGCGCAAGAGCGCCGTGGACGCGGACATCATGAAGATTGGCACGCTCACCGACCCGGCGGAAATCCAGGCGCTCAACCAGAACCTGACCGCCGCGCTGCCGCTGCTGACGGACATGCTGCGCATCATCTCCCGCAAGGACGACGTGCTGCCCGCCAGCGGCGCCATGGCGGGCGTCTACACGTGGAACGACTCCAACCGGGGCGTGTGGAACGCGCCGGCCAACGTCAGCCTCGCCAGCGTCACCAGCACCACGCTCAAGCTCAACAACACGCAGCAGGAGAACCTCAACGTCCCGGTGGACGGCAAGGCCATCAACGCCCTGCGCGAATTCGTGGGCCGGGGCACCGTGGTCTGGGGCGCGCGCACGCTCGACGGCAACAGCAACGACTGGCGCTACATCCAGGTGCGCCGCACGCTCGTCTACGTGGAGCAGTCCATCAAGAGCGCGCTGGACCGCTTCGTGTTCGCCGCCAACGACGGCAACACCTGGGCGTCCGTGGTCTCCATGGTGTCCAGCTTCCTCCAGGGGCTGTGGTCCCAGGGGGGCCTGCTGGGCGCCACCGCGTCGGACGCGTTCAGCGTGGAGTGCGGCCTGGGCAGCACCATGACGGCCCAGGACGTGCTGGAGGGCTACATGGTCGTGCAGGTCACCCTGCAGATGATCCGCCCGGCCGAATTCATCGAGCTGACCTTCAAGCAGAAGATGGAAGGCGCCAGCGCCTGATTCATCCATCCGCTCGCGTCCCCTTCAAACCCAAACACGTCACTATCTGAGCGAGGAACACCACCATGGCAGGAGAAGTCCAGAACGACATCTGGCCGTTGCCGAAATTCTATTTCTCCGTCCAACTGGGAGACGACACGTCCGTCAGCTTCCAGGAGGTCGACGGGCTGGAGACCGAAACGCAGGTCATCGAATACCGCCACGGCAACAGCCCCAGCTTCTATCCCATCAAGATGCCCGGCCTGGGGAAGGTGGGCAACGTGCGGCTGCGCAAGGGCATCTTCGTCAACGATGCGCGCTTCTGGGATTGGTACAACGAAATCAAGATGAACACCATCGCCCGGCGCACGGTCATCATCAGCCTGCTGGACGAGCAGGGCGCGCCGAAGATGACGTGGACGCTGAACAACGCGTGGCCCACGAAGCTGTCCGGCACGGACCTGAAGTCCGAGGGCAACGAGGTCGCGGTGGAGACGCTCGAGGTCGCCTTCGAGACGCTGGTCGTCGCCGCGCCGTAAGTCGCCTCGAGCCCCGAGCTCCGCCATGTCCGAACCGTACTATCCGCCTCCGGCGTTCTACTTCAGCGTGTCCCTGCTCGGCTCCGCGACGCTGCTCGCGGCGGCGAGCGACCTGGACGCCTCCTTCCAGGAGGTCTCCGGCATCGAGGCGCACTGGGAGACGGAGGACGTCGCCGAGGGGGGAGAGAACCGCTTCACCCACAAGCTGCCCAAGCCCGCGAAGTACTCCAACCTGGTGCTCAAGCGGGGCGTGGTGACGCGGGACTCGTTCCTGGCGGAGTGGTTCGGCCAGAGCGTGGGCTCGGGGCTGTCGCTGCCGTTGTTGCCACAGAACATCCTCGTCCTGCTGCTCAACGAGGAGGGGCTGCCGCTGGTGGCCTGGGGCTTCGTCAACGCCTGGCCCCTGAAGTGGGAGGTGTCCCCCATGCGCTCGCAGGAGAACCGCATCCTCACCGAGTCGCTGGAGCTGTCCTACAACTACTTCGAGCGCGTGAACCTGGGCAGCCCGGCCTCCGTGGCCGTGAAGCTGGCCCAGCTCACCGCCCGGCTGACGTGAGGCGAAGCGTCCCATGCCCCTGGAGGTGAACGAGATTGGCATCCAGCTGCGCGTGCGCGACGGCGCGGACGCGTCCTCGTCCGACAAGCCGAGCACGCCCGTGGGTGACTGCGGCTGCTCCGACGAGAAGAAGGAGCGCCAGGCGATGGTGGAGGAGTGCCTGCGCCGCGTCCTCCAGGTCCTCAGGGCCCGACAGGAGCGCTAGCGATGGGGTTCTCCGGCAGCCTCGAGAAGATGATGGTCATCGCCTACCAGAAGCCGGACTTCACGTCGGAGGTGGGCCGCTACGTCGTGTACATCAATCCGGCGTCGTACTCGCACACGTTCTGCGTGAAGTACAACGACGTGCAGGCGCAGGGCAGCAGCGGCGGCTCGTCGGAGTTCAACC is part of the Myxococcus stipitatus genome and harbors:
- a CDS encoding phage tail sheath family protein, whose translation is MPIRPARKTPGVYVTELDAFPPSIVGIQTAVPAFIGYTQTATLSGKPILNKPVRISSLADYEQIFGGAPDPKFILTEVTDTNKQQSGDYDFKIFDTAAAVWKYYDLVPATGTKFVLYNSLRLFYANGGGTAYIVSVGDYSGSLDAAKLEEGLTIISEQVGPTMLVVPDAVNLPTSSDYGKIATAMLNQCGTLKDRVAVLDVYGGGTVTQATLETVETDFRTLVGSKNLNYGMAYLPFLHTTVQEVSDFDYTNIETTQQLQDILKLESANLYATNTARKSAVDADIMKIGTLTDPAEIQALNQNLTAALPLLTDMLRIISRKDDVLPASGAMAGVYTWNDSNRGVWNAPANVSLASVTSTTLKLNNTQQENLNVPVDGKAINALREFVGRGTVVWGARTLDGNSNDWRYIQVRRTLVYVEQSIKSALDRFVFAANDGNTWASVVSMVSSFLQGLWSQGGLLGATASDAFSVECGLGSTMTAQDVLEGYMVVQVTLQMIRPAEFIELTFKQKMEGASA
- a CDS encoding phage tail protein is translated as MAGEVQNDIWPLPKFYFSVQLGDDTSVSFQEVDGLETETQVIEYRHGNSPSFYPIKMPGLGKVGNVRLRKGIFVNDARFWDWYNEIKMNTIARRTVIISLLDEQGAPKMTWTLNNAWPTKLSGTDLKSEGNEVAVETLEVAFETLVVAAP
- a CDS encoding phage tail protein — its product is MSEPYYPPPAFYFSVSLLGSATLLAAASDLDASFQEVSGIEAHWETEDVAEGGENRFTHKLPKPAKYSNLVLKRGVVTRDSFLAEWFGQSVGSGLSLPLLPQNILVLLLNEEGLPLVAWGFVNAWPLKWEVSPMRSQENRILTESLELSYNYFERVNLGSPASVAVKLAQLTARLT
- a CDS encoding DUF5908 family protein; translated protein: MPLEVNEIGIQLRVRDGADASSSDKPSTPVGDCGCSDEKKERQAMVEECLRRVLQVLRARQER